Proteins found in one Paenibacillus antri genomic segment:
- a CDS encoding Ger(x)C family spore germination protein gives MRRIPICVAFALSFAMLTGCWDRREINDIAFVSASAVDLEEDGNIRVTVQFPLPGQMGGAGSSGGGGGTAGTKPWHTESAVGRTGREVTALQQQSLSRTLNYSHRRVLIFGQDLAKNGIAEVLDVMGRIPQNRMSAFLFVTKGRGEALLEVPPTMEKIPAELFREIVTLSYKRPVSVETTVNALLQEGIDPYLPFMMTKSKGEGKLKNKEASLSGVALFKDDKAAAFLTGDTARGMLYALNQAKQPVVTIPAPEGSGYLSLRITSYDVSVELLRSGATPTFRIALDGEMIASENGSDYRFSENASSIATLERAVDESMERIMRKAMAVAQEAGSDPIGLGMHLYRHRPADWRRLKSDWRSIYGRAEIEVVVRLRFQHPGTITYPIGIPEKELEP, from the coding sequence ATGCGGCGCATTCCGATATGCGTTGCTTTCGCGTTATCGTTCGCGATGCTGACCGGCTGCTGGGACCGAAGAGAAATCAACGATATCGCGTTCGTCTCGGCATCGGCCGTCGATCTGGAGGAAGACGGCAACATCCGGGTGACGGTGCAGTTTCCGTTGCCGGGACAGATGGGCGGCGCCGGCTCCTCCGGGGGAGGAGGCGGTACGGCGGGCACGAAGCCTTGGCATACCGAATCGGCCGTCGGCCGAACCGGGCGCGAAGTCACGGCGCTGCAGCAGCAGTCGTTGTCTCGAACCTTGAATTACTCCCATCGCAGGGTGCTTATCTTCGGGCAAGATTTAGCTAAGAACGGCATCGCCGAAGTGTTGGACGTTATGGGGCGCATTCCGCAAAACCGAATGTCGGCGTTCTTGTTCGTGACGAAGGGGCGGGGCGAGGCGCTGCTTGAGGTACCGCCTACCATGGAGAAGATACCCGCCGAGTTGTTTCGGGAGATCGTCACGCTGTCGTACAAGCGGCCGGTCAGCGTGGAGACGACGGTCAACGCCCTTCTCCAAGAAGGGATCGATCCCTACTTGCCGTTCATGATGACGAAGAGCAAGGGCGAAGGGAAATTAAAAAATAAAGAGGCGAGCCTGTCCGGCGTCGCCCTGTTCAAGGACGATAAAGCGGCTGCCTTCCTTACGGGCGATACGGCCAGAGGCATGCTGTATGCATTGAACCAAGCCAAGCAGCCGGTCGTTACGATCCCGGCGCCCGAGGGAAGCGGATATCTCTCCTTGCGAATCACGTCGTACGACGTCTCGGTCGAATTGCTTCGAAGCGGCGCGACGCCGACCTTTCGGATCGCGCTCGACGGCGAGATGATTGCGTCCGAGAACGGGTCCGATTACCGCTTCTCGGAGAACGCCTCGTCCATCGCTACGCTGGAGCGTGCCGTCGACGAGAGTATGGAACGAATCATGCGCAAGGCGATGGCCGTCGCGCAGGAAGCCGGCTCCGACCCGATCGGGCTCGGCATGCACTTGTACCGGCATAGACCCGCCGATTGGCGCCGCCTGAAGAGCGATTGGCGCAGCATCTACGGCAGGGCTGAAATTGAGGTCGTCGTTCGACTTCGCTTCCAGCACCCCGGAACCATTACGTATCCTATCGGAATTCCGGAGAAGGAGTTGGAACCATGA
- a CDS encoding GerAB/ArcD/ProY family transporter produces MNNNLSRSQVLMIGCAFVLDSTLISKPSLVIRDLESDFWAGFLPAFGYGLAAVALFAMLASRFPRKDLFDGLIAASPFWGRLVVAICVLFFFGVLVRDTRATTDFVKVSLLTVTPITVIAVCLAFCLVAAARHGKLSVARMSQLWQPMLILLVLLLPVFLSSTLALGNLLPVFQHTPLQVFEGGSHLYSYMGEAVGTFMIAKYRTWTTKFSLFSLALGWFLLLVLTFSVVMTLGVEIPMRTFYPNYEMIRKVRLTDFLDRLDLPMIGIWLPAMVVKASFGLYIVANGIARIVPKWKLGLVATAAMAAALAIALYGFRNALQIFDFDRYWTPVSASFHLGLPALLLMLFRKRKKPPTKSAAEAEQEAM; encoded by the coding sequence ATGAACAACAACTTGTCTCGATCCCAAGTCCTCATGATCGGATGCGCCTTCGTTCTGGACAGCACGTTGATCAGCAAGCCGAGCCTCGTCATTCGCGACTTGGAGAGCGACTTTTGGGCAGGTTTCCTGCCGGCGTTCGGCTACGGCCTGGCCGCCGTCGCGTTATTCGCGATGCTCGCGTCCCGGTTCCCTCGGAAGGATCTCTTCGACGGCCTTATCGCCGCCTCCCCGTTCTGGGGGCGGCTCGTCGTCGCGATCTGCGTCCTCTTCTTCTTCGGCGTGCTCGTCCGCGATACGCGCGCGACGACCGACTTCGTGAAAGTATCGCTGCTGACGGTCACGCCGATTACGGTCATCGCCGTTTGCCTGGCGTTTTGCCTTGTCGCCGCCGCCCGGCACGGGAAGCTCTCCGTCGCGCGCATGAGTCAGCTGTGGCAACCGATGCTAATCCTGCTCGTCTTGCTGCTTCCGGTCTTCCTGAGCTCCACTCTCGCGCTCGGCAACCTGCTCCCCGTCTTCCAGCATACGCCGCTGCAGGTATTCGAAGGGGGCTCCCATCTATATTCCTATATGGGAGAAGCCGTCGGGACCTTCATGATCGCGAAGTATCGCACGTGGACGACCAAGTTCAGCTTGTTCTCCCTGGCGCTCGGGTGGTTCTTGCTCCTCGTCCTTACGTTTTCGGTCGTCATGACGCTGGGGGTGGAAATCCCCATGCGGACGTTCTACCCGAATTACGAGATGATCCGAAAGGTGCGCTTGACCGACTTCTTGGACCGGCTCGATTTGCCGATGATCGGCATCTGGCTCCCCGCGATGGTCGTGAAGGCCAGCTTCGGACTATACATCGTCGCGAACGGCATCGCTCGCATCGTCCCGAAGTGGAAGCTCGGGCTCGTCGCGACGGCGGCCATGGCGGCCGCGCTCGCGATCGCGTTATACGGCTTCCGCAACGCGCTGCAGATCTTCGATTTCGATCGCTACTGGACGCCCGTCTCCGCCTCTTTTCACCTTGGCTTGCCGGCGCTCCTGCTGATGTTGTTCCGTAAACGCAAGAAGCCGCCGACGAAGTCGGCGGCGGAGGCGGAACAAGAAGCGATGTAG